TGTGGTTTCAATTGGTCATTGCAACGCTATTCTTTAATTAAGGAGAGCGTCGCTATGAAACGAAGAAAACGAATATATTATACCGCCGAGCAGAGAGAGTTAATGTGGGATCGCTACCAACAAGGTGACTCACTAGCCGATATAGCTCGGCTATTTGATAGGTATCACTCATCAATTGAGCACATCATCGCTGAAACCGGTGGCATACGACCTCCAGTCCGAAAAAGGTCGAGCCGTTGTTTGTCGTTATCCGAGCGAGAGGAAATATCCAGAGGCATAGCGACTGATGAATCAATTAGAGAGATAGCGAGTGGGCTTTGTCGCGCTCCGTCTACAATTAGTCGTGAAATTAATCGTAACGGAGGATACGACCTCTATCGGGCTAGCCGAGCAGATAAAGTCGCATGGGAGAGAGCCAAGCGGCCAAAGCGATGTAAGCTGCTATGTAATCAATCGCTTAGTATGATCGTCGCTCGAAAACTTAAAGCTGGATGGTCTCCTCAACAAATATCAGGTTGGTTGAAGAGAGAATATTCGGCAGGTGAGAACTTTTACGTGTCACACGAAACTATTTATAAAACGCTTTATATACAAGCGCGAGGAGCCTTAAAAAAAGAGCTTATTCAGTGCCTGCGATCACAACGTGTTAAGCGTAGATCAAAGTATTCTAGTCTTAAAGGCGTAGGGCGGGGAAAGATCGTAGATGCCATTACCATTAGTGAGAGACCCGCATCCGTTGAAGATAGAGCGGTACCTGGTCACTGGGAGGGCGATTTAATTGCAGGTACCCACAACAGCTATATAGCGACGCTAGTTGAGCGGCATTCGCGATACGTCATGCTCGTGAAAGTAGCAGACAGAAAGACAGCCACTGTAGTTACAGCGTTAATCAAACAATCAAAAAAGTTACCCAACGAACTCTATAAATCTCTGACATGGGATCGCGGTAGTGAGCTGTCCGCTCACAAGAGATTTACGCTAGCGACAGATATTAAGGTCTACTTTTGTGACCCTCAGTCACCGTGGCAGCGAGGCTCTAATGAAAATACTAACCGGTTATTGCGGCAGTATCTTCCAAAAGGAACAAACCTGTCTGATCACTCCCAAGCAAAGTTAAATGGGATAGCTCGACGACTCAACGAAAGGCCGAGAAAAACATTGGAATACGAAACACCTGCTGCTAGATTTAATACTTGTGTTGCAGCGACCGCTTGAGATCACCGCCATAATTGTTATATCTGGAAACTCTATAAAATAAACTGTTAAATATAAGAAAATTTGCCGGAGCAATATAATAATATGTCAAAGAAGACATCTAGCCTTGGATATAGGGTATGGAACCAAATGAGGCTAGCGATGCATGTAAATTCGTACTTTCAAATTTATAGTGAATTTATGAATCCCAATAATCGGATTCATTGGTCCTGGGGTGTTGGTTATGTTCTAAATAGTGCTGGGCAAGCACTATTTTCAGTCCATGATAGTGCACTTGGATATGATGAAGTCAAAGCGAGGAGTTAGCCTTTACAGTCTCATTGGTGAAGCGTTTGAGGGGGGTATATCACTCAAGCCGAAGAGGTCTCTCTTAAAAAAGAGATCGATAAGTTCAGTGTCGTAATAAAAAATATTAATATGCAAAGGAACAATCTAGTGGCGCACCGGTCACCATCTTTAACATTCAAAGCGATAAAAGATAAATATCCAGTTAGCACTGACGATCTGTCTAAGCTTACAGAAACTTATTACGAAGTCACAGTTCGGCTTTATCAACGTGTGCCTTTCCATAATCAGTGGCAATTACTTGACCTAGAGCCTGGCTTGAAAGAAATGATGAAGGCTTTGGTGTCGCGGGACGAACAAGGTTCGGAAAAGATTTAGGGTTCAAGAGAGCGATCAACAGGGTCAGAGTCGTTAAAAAACAACCCATGAGCTATTGGTAGTTTCCGAGCCTAATTAATTTACCCTAAGTGCTCTTTTATTTACTAGCTGCTAACCACTGCCGGACTATCTGAGTTTACCCAAACTTTGCAAAGCGATAGGCAACACAATAAGCGCTATACCCACTAGCGAAAGCACATCTAAATATTCCTCAAAATAAACCATGCCTATTAGGCTAACAAAAATCAGCCCCGAGTATTCGGCGATGGCTAGTTGTGAGGTGGGGGCTCGGTGATAAGAAAATACGCATGTGCCGTGGTAGAGCAGGGAAAAGAGTGCGCTAATGGCAATTAACCCTAACTCCAATGCCGACATAGGTTGCCAAAAGATAACCGCTAACACGCCGGCTAGGGGTAGCCCTAAGAGGTTGGTCCAGATTAAGGTAATGCTGACGGGTTGCTCTACCGGCAGTTTTTTAACCAGTACATTAAACAATGCCCAAGTAAAAGCTGTGCCTAAGGCAAATAGTGCAGCCCAATGAAACTGTGAAGGGCGCAACACAATTAACACGCCAATAAAGCCTAGTGCTGTGGCTAGGGTATGAGCTAGTGGTACTTTTTCTTTCATTATCCATATGGATAACGGCAGCATAATTAAAGGTGCGGCATAAAATACGGCATTGGCGGTGGCCAGTGGTAGGTGGGTAAGTGCCACCATTGCGCAGCCGCTACCCACTAATACTAGGTGCGCTCTAAGTGTGGTGACGGTGCCGTGTTTTAGTGTGCGTTGACTTGCGCTGCAACGAAGCCAAAAGGGTAATAGTAGCAGCAGACAGCATAGCTGCCGGATAAAAATATATTGAAAGGCGGATACGCCACCGTCTAATAATTTTACCGCCACGTCCGATAAAGACATGACAAAGTTACCGGCTATTAATACTAAAATAGCTAGGGTTACCACGCTAAGGTATTTCACTGGCTAGAGCTAAGCCGCATATCAATATGTGGGATGTCATCCTCTAGGTAGCTATCAGAAAAAGCCTTAAAACCAAAGCGGCCATAAAAATCACTGAGATGTAGTTGTGCGCCTATATCAATGGCGCAGTGGGGCCATAGCTGGCGACACTGGGTGATGGCGGTGTTGATCAGTAGTTGCCCTAGGCCGTTACCGCGGTGTGCGGGGTGGGTGACTATGCGACCTATGCTGACATGCTCATAGCTAATGCCAGGGGCAAGTAGGCGGCTATAGGCGGCGAGCTGGCCATCTTGCCCATCTTGCCCATCTTGGCCTTCTTGATCACTTTCTTGATAACCCAGCAGGTGATAACAACCGGGGTTTCTGTCTTTGTTATCCAACTCGTTATAGGGGCAGGTTTGCTCTACCACAAACACATCTACCCTGAGTTTCATTAACGCATAGAGTTGTTCGGTGTTGAGTTGGGCAAAGGGTAGGCATATCCAGTTCATAGCGGGCTCATTAGCTGTGGTTTTACTGCTGCGCACTTTAGCGTTAACGCCCGGCTTTAGCCTTAACCTTTGTTAAGATTTCAGCCTTTTTTTAATGCGGCTTAAGCTTATAGGGGTAATGCCTATATACGAGGCGATTTGGTAGTCGGTGAGTTGCTGCTCTAGCTCGGGGTAGTTTTCGCTAAACAGCTTATAGCGTTGCTCGGGGCTATGTAGCAGCATGTAACGCTCTTTTCTTTCTTTATAGAGTAGCTGGTTTTCTAATAGCTTTTGATAAAAAGGCTGCGTTTGTTCGCGCCATAGCTGCACTTGTTTTATGGGCAGGCGTAGCAGTTGGCAGTGGGTGAGGGTGGCGACTCTATAAGGTGATTGTTGTTGGGTGAGTAGGCTTTCAAAGCCGACTATAAAATCACCTTGCCAGTAAAACTCTTTGCTAAAACTCTTACCCTCATCGGTAAGGTAATAGGCTTGGCATAGCCCGCTCACTAAATAGTAAGCGTACTCAAGGGCATGGCCCTGCTTGCACAGCAGGGTTTGCGATGGCAGCTCTACCGCTTCGGCGTGCTGGCTGCATAGCTGTGCCTGCTCGGGGTTAAAACCCTGCTGTTGTAAAAAAGTAATAAAGCGCTGTTTCATATCGGTTAAAGCCCTAGGCGTTTTTTTAAACGATAAAAATTGCTGCGGTCCATGGCGAGTGCCTGTGATACCTGCGCCTGATTGCCTTGGTGCTGGTGTAGTAATTGCTGTATCAGTTTGCGCTGAAAATCATCGGTGGCTAGCTTGAGGCTGATAGGGGTAGTTGTGGTGTCAGTCTCGCTCGTACCAGTATCAGTTGCGTCGCCGCTGGTAGTGTTGTCAGCTGTAATATGTTGCGCACTGCTGCTCTGCTCTATACCTAAATCATCGGCGGTAATCTGCAATAGCGATGCGGTGGCCAGGCTATTATTTTTGGCTTTTAATATGGCACGGCTGATGCTGTGTTCCAGCTCGCGTATATTACCCGGCCATTGGTAATGCAGTAGCTGTGTTTGGCTGTGAGGGTCTAGGCGCACCGCCGGTAGCCCTAAGCGCCTGCGCTGCTGCTCTATAAAAAAGCCCGCCAGTAATAATACATCCCGTTTGCGTTCGCGCAGCGGCGGCACATGTATGGGGTAGACGCTTAAGCGGTGGTATAGGTCGGCGCGAAAGCGGCCGGCTGATACTTCCTGTGGCAGTTGGCGGTTGGTGGCGGCAATTATGCGTACATCCACCGACAGTGCTTGGTCGTTACCTATGCGTTGTATCTCACCGCTTTGCAGGGCGCGTAATAATTTTGCCTGTGCGGCTATGGGGATTTCACCCACCTCATCAAGAAACAAGGTGCCGCCGTTAGCCAGCTCAAACTTGCCCGCCCGCGACTGAGTAGCACCTGAGAATGCGCCTTTTTCGTGGCCGAACAATTCACTTTCAATTAGGTTTTCGGGTAGCGCGGCACAGTTAACATAGACTAATGCAGCATTGGCTCTAGCGGAGTGCTGGTGAATTTGCTGCGCGACCAACTCTTTGCCCACGCCGGTTTCGCCGCAAATTAATACCGATAAATCGGATTCCCCTACGGTAGTGATTTCGCGGCGCAATGAGGCCATGGCAGGGCTTTTGCCTATCATGGGTTGAGCGCTGCGATCGGCTAATACCGATTGCACTACTTGGTGCTCGTGCTGCAGTTGCGCCTCTAGGCTGTGTATTAAGTCGGCCGCTTTCACGGTGGCTTCTGCTAAGTGTATAAAGGCTTCTAGTTCCACCATATTGATATGGTCAAAGCTGCCTATGCTTAATGCATCTAGGGTGAGTGCTCCCCAGGGCTTACCGTCTATGTATAGGGATACGCCCATGCAGTCGTGTACATGCAGGCTGCCACTATTGGTATTGATTAGGCCGTCGTAGGGGTCTGGCAGGGTAGAGTCAGCGGCAAAGCGTACCGGCTCGCGGCTTAATAAGATGGTGGCTAGGCGAGGGTGTTGGTCCACAGCAAATTCTCGGCCCATGGTATCTTCGCTGAGGCCGTCTACGGCTAGCGGAATCAGTTTGTGCTCTTGCAGCCGTAACAGGGCGGTGGCATCGCAGGGGAACACCTGTTTAACCGCCTGTAATAGCCTTTGCAAGCGTAGCTCTTCGGATAGCGGTTGCGATAGGTCGCTGACAATAGCGAGTAGCGATTGAATAAATCGGCTTGTTGTCATATTGATCTCTTGGTTGTGTTTCTGACTGCAATCTATCGTTGTTAAGCTGACAACGGTAGATTATTTTTCCATATAAATCAACAGATTATATGTTGGTACGCTTCTTGAAAGAGCTAGTAGTAGTGGTGGTTTAAATAAGGCCGCCCACTGTTTTAATACGCTTAGGAGAGTGCAATGTTGTCGCAGCAAAGTAAAGATTTGGTTAATGCCTCACTACCGGCCGTAGGCCCTAAAGTGGATGAGATTACCGCGGTGTTTTACCCGCTGATGTTTAGCCGTTACCCCGAAGTGAAAGCCTATTTTAACCAAGCGCATCAAGCGCAGGGCAGCCAGCCCCGAGCGTTGGCTAATGCCGTGGTGGCCTATGCCTCCAATCTTGATCGCCTAGAGCTGTTAGGTGATGCCGTGGCGTTAATTGTACAAAAGCATGTGTCGTTGAACATTTTGCCTGAGCATTACCCCATAGTGGGTGAATGTTTGTTGGCGGCAATAAAAGAAGTGCTGGGCGATGTAGCCAGTGATGAAATTTTAGCGGCTTGGGGTGAGGCCTACCAACAATTGGCAGAATTATTGATAGGCGCCGAAGAGCAGGCCTACCAGCAAAACGAACAGCAACTAGGTGGTTGGCGCGGTGAGCGTAAGTTTATCTTGCGCCGTAAAGAGCAAGAGAGTGAGGTGATTACGTCTTTCTATTTTGAAGCTGCCGATGGTAAGGCCATAGCCAAGCACTTAGCCGGTCAGTACATCACTATTGTGTTTGCTGTGAATGGCGAAGCCATACGCAGAAACTATTCTTTATCTAACCAGCCTGGCACCGAGTATTACCGCATCAGTGTTAAGCGCGAGCCAGGTGGGGTAGCTTCTAATTATTTGCATGATCATGTGAATGTGGGCGATGAGATGGCCTTAACGTCGCCATCAGGAAACTTTACCCTCAACCAAGAAAGCCGCCCAGTGGTATTGCTTACCGGTGGTGTGGGGATTACCCCGGCGATGAGTATGCTTAATCCTGCAGTAGCCAGCGGCCGTGATGTACACTTTGTGCACGCCGCAATTAATGGCCGCCACCATGCCTTTAAAGATCATGTCGATAACTTAGCGGGCCAACACAGTAATTTAAAAATAAATTACTGCTACGAAAAACCCAGCGCTGAGGATAAACCCCATGCGCAGGGTTATCTTAATCGTGAGTTGTTAGAGGGCATGTTACCCAGCGATAAAAATATCGATGTGTATATGCTGGGCCCTAAGCCGTTTATGCAGGCTAGCTATAATGCTTTAAAGGCATTGGGTGTGCCGGTAGAAAATATTCAGTATGAATTTTTCGGCCCGCTAGAAAGTTTAGAGTCGGCGGCATAAAGTTATTGTTTTAAACGCGGTAGCTAACAAAGCCGCAGCGTAGCTCATACGCTGCGGCTATTTGTTAATTTTACTTAAGTAAAAAACAGTGAGTGCATTTTATGAAAGACTTACCCAGCGATGTAATAGCGTACAAGAAAACCCCAGAGTTTGATGAAAACACTGTGCCCAAAGGACTGTTAAAGGCACATCAAACTAAAGTTGGCGTATGGGGTAAAATCAACATACTGGCAGGCCAGCTAGAATACAGCATACTAGAGCCCGAGTTAGAGACAGTAGTGCTAAGCACAGAGCAGCACGGCGTAGTAGAGCCCACAGTGCTACACCAAGTAAAACCCCTAGGCAAAGTAAAATTTTACGTAGAGTTTTACCAGCTGCCTTAAGCTAAGTCTTTTAAACTAGAGACTCCTTACTAGGAGCTAGCGACTCTCTAACTAACGACTGTTAAGTCTTCCATAAAATCCAGCATCCCCTGCTGCCTAATCGTTTTTCTATGATTGGCCCATAGCTCGGCAATTTTTTCTTGGTTACAGGCTTTTCTATCCACGAGTACCCGCGTATTCAACTCACCAATTTTTTCGGTGGTGGGGCATTTGCTAAATACCACCTGGTTGCTAATTAAATCCATAAACGGACCGGATTTGCTAGTGGGCATAATAAAGATTAGCTGTAGGCCTAAAGCTTGGGTTAAATAGTTGATAACCTCGCGCGAGCGGGTCTCATCCATTTTTGAGAACGCTTCATCCACCAACACCATACGGCAGTGGCTGCTGCCTTCGTTAAACTTAAAGGCCGAGGTGACCGCTGCGGCGCGTATGATATAGGCCGGTGTTTCTAACTGGCCACCCGAACCAGTGCCGTATTTACTTAAGGCTATAGGTTCTTTATCCAGCGGCGTTTTGTAAATTTCGTAGCGGCGATAGTGGCGGTAATCGCTAATGCGCTGCAGCTCTTGCAGGGCGAACTGGCTGTCTTTATCTAGCAACATGCTTAACAGTTTGTCGCGCACTTGGCAGCTTTTGGCGCTGAGTTCTATGTCAAATAGGGTGCTGCCATCGCCTAAGCTGGGTATGTCGATTACCTCTTTAAAAAAGCGCCAGTACTCTTGGTATTCCGGTACCCAGTCATAGCCAAAGCTAAAGCGCTCTTGGTCTGAGCCGAAGACGTGATGCTCTAGCTCTTGGTTTAAGTCGTCCAGTATGCGTTTGCCATCACTAATGGATTGGTAAATAGAGTGGCAGAGGTTGGTGACAAAGGCGGTGTTGAAGCTCTCTTTTAAACTGGTAATTTTTTCGTGCTTTTCGACTAATACATTATTTTTTAAGCCGTTATATACCCCAGCAATTTGCTCTTGCAGGGCCACCATGTTTTTAAAGTGCTCGGCATTGTGGGGCTCGCCACTGTGGTTGAAATAGACAATATTATTGTAGGCGCTGCTGTTTTGATTATGGTGGGTAACGGTTTCGTATAGCTGCCGGTCGGTTTTATCTAGGCGAGCTAGGCAGTCGTGGTTGTCGGCCACAAAGGAGTATTCGCCCATAGCGCTGTTGGCGCGCTGCTCGGCTTGCTCCAGCATAACCTCGCCATCAAAGCGCGGGTACATATCACTGGCGGCTAACACTAAGGCTTCTTTGATCTCTTGTAGCGCTTGCAATTGCTCGCGTTCGTTTTCAAACTTTTCTAAATTATGTTCAAGCACTCGTACCTTGCTGTTATAAGCGCCGCGTTGTTCGCTGAGCTGTTGCAGCTGCGCTTCTATGTCTTGGTGTTGCTGCTGCTTATCGGCCAGTTGTGCTTCTAGTTCTTCAAAGTCGCTGAGGTCTAAATTGGCTAGCTGTGTTTCGGCCATATCGAGTTGGCGATAGTGGCTAAGCATACGGCTAATAATGTCGCTGCATTCGACTACTTGTATATAGTTGACCAATTCATGAACGCGGGCGGTATCTTGATAGGCAGTTTCCAACTGTTGGCTTTGCTGTTCTAAGTTGTGCAGCTCGCTTTGTTTAGCGCTAAGGGCGCGCTCCCTAGCGCCTTGGCCAAACACTAGCTGGCCATCGTTAAGATCGCATCGGAATAGGCTGTAACTGCCCGAGCCTAAACCATCGGCGGTTAAGCCGCGGGCGGTTTGTTTTAAGTTTTCTTCGTTGTCTACCCGCACCACCGCGCCGTAAGAGGCTTGAATAAAGTACTGGGCAATTTTGTGCTCAAAGGCCATCACTGCAACGATAGACTCTTTAGATAGGCTGAGCTTGCTGGCATCACGTTGCGCCTTAGCGCCTTGAATAATTTTGGCGCTATTACGTTTGCCTTTGATGGAGCGAACAATACGTATAGCCTGCGCCTCGTATTCGGGCTCGACGATAATAGAAAAACGCGCGCCGCCCAAATAGCCTTCTATGGCCATTTGCCACTGCGGGTCTAACACTTCCACGTAATCGCATAATACGCAGGGCTTGGCCTGCGGGCACTGTTGCTCTATGGCGGCTATGGCGGCCTCAACATGGGGCGGGTAGCTTACTTGGTGATTAGTGAGGTGTTTGATCTCGTTGTTTTTGTTGTGCAATTGGCTATTTAATTTATCTAGCTGTTCTTTTTTAGTTTGCTGCAGCGAAAATAATTGATCGCGTATGCTCACGCCGCTGGCTTCGCGCTCGCCTTGGTGTAATAGCTGGCCTAATTGGCGGTGGCTGTTTTCTAACTGGCTAACATCACTAAGCTTTTGCTCTAGGGCGCTAATACCTACCCAATCTTTGGTGAGCACTTGCTGCATGTCTAGGCCGGTATCGCTGGGGCCGTCTATCACTGCTTTGAGTTGTTTGCGAAAAGCTTTACTGTCTAGGGTGTTTATTTCTAGGCCCAGCGAAAGCTCCTGTAGCTTTTGTGCCAGTTGCTTGGCCGCTTGGTGGTTTTTGGCGAATTGCTGATCTTGCTCTAGCAGCGGTTTTACTTGCGCGACTAACTGGTCTTGATAGTTTTTTATATCGCTTTCTAACTGATCTTTATTTTTTAGCGCGCTAATGCCGCTGCGCTGCGCCTCTAATTGCACTAACTGGGTATGCAATAACTGTTTGGCTTGCTTGGCTTTGTCTAATTGTAGTCCGGTATCGTTAATGGCCTCTAGGTTGCGGCGTTGATCATCTTTTTGCTTGAGGTAATCTTGTTGCTTCAGTAATAGCTGGCGCGTGACTTCGGCGTACTCGCCGCTGCAGTGCTGGCCCCAATCTTCTATATAGCTTTGGGTGGCGATTTGCGCGCTGTCTAAGTTACCTATGGCTTCTTTTATGTAGCGGGTTTCCTCGTCCATACTGTGTATGGTTTTCATCAACTCGGAAACTTGTTTAATATCTTCTGATAAATCTTTAGGGTCTAGAATTTCTTTAGCGACAAATTCGGTGATGCTTTTAACGGGTTTATAGGCCATAAAGTTAGAAAAGGTACGCGCCGCGTGTTTGGCTTCTCTGTCATTAACGGCACCTTTTAAGCCTTTAAACGCGCCATACAATCTGCGTAAGTAGGGGCCTTTTTTGTCGTAGCTTTCTACCGCGTCTTTGCCTAGGCGTATGCGTAGGAGGTTGGCGATTTCAGTGATGGGGACTATTGTTTTACCGCCAGCTTCTTCTTTAACAAAATCGCTAAGGCTAAGGGCGTGATTGGGCACAATTAAAAACAATAAGTCATCTTGCCGCGCCTGCCTAGTGGCATTGGCGGTATCTATGCGCGCTCTTACGCACATGACTGCGGTAAACACCTCGCCAGTTTCACCCTGAGTGGGGTGGAAGACGCCAGCTACATAGCCGTCGGTTAACGTAGTGCGGGCATAGCTGCCGTCGTCACAACCTAAAACATAGGACGCTAGGGTGCGCACTTGCTTACCGCCGCGGCCGCGCTGGGTGGTTTCATCTTGGCCGGGGTTATAGGTGAATAAGTTTTCGTGTGCGGCTGTCATTAGTGACTGTATGCCATCGGCGGCGGTAGTTTTACCTGAGCCATTGCCGCCGGAAAATAAATTAATGGGGCCAAAATCAAATTCTAAATGGGGGATATTACCCCAGTTAACGTATATGCCGCGCTTACAAAACATCCGTGGCTTCCTCGTTGCTGTTGCTTGTGTTGTTAGTTGTGTTGCTGGATGAGCTGTTAGCGTCGGTGGCGGTTTGTGGATAGAGGCTGTCTAGCACCTCACTGCTAACAAAGCTGGTAATGCTGGGTTGTATGCTAATCCAACTTTCGGCAGATTCTAAATCGGCTTCGGCATTAAAATGGATTAGTCGCAGCTGGCGCAGACGTTTAAAAATAGCTTTGCGCTCGCCTAAATTATCGGGCAGGGAGCGGCGCAGTAAGTTTTTATGGGCGATGGCTAAGCCTTCTAGCGGTAACAGCACGCAGCCTTTTTCGTCTACTTGGCCTTCGCGCAGGGATTTTTCATATTCAACTCGCAACACCAAAATAACCGCCACTTCTTGTTGATTGGGTTTTACCCTAAAGCCATTATTAAAAGCGTCGCTGTCGGGGTCTATCATGCCGGGAACGCTGGCACCGGGTGGATATAAGCGCACAAATTTAAATTTGTTATCGTGTTGCAGGCGAACTTTTAAGGGCGATAGGTAATCTTCGACTAAGTCTTGGCAGATGATATAGCGGTCGTAGAGTTTGGCTTCGACATGGCTCTCATCACGGCTAATTACGCCGTAATCTAATAGGCGTATTAGCAGCTCCGAAAAATCATCGGGGCTGAGGTTTAGTTTTTTTAGGCTGGTGGCTATCAGCTCGGACAGTATCATAGGCGTCAGTCTTTAGTTATGAGTCGCTAGTCGCTAGTTATTTGGTTTGTTAAGTAGTTCTATGGTGAATTCGTCGTAGGATTTGTAGTATTCAGAGTTGCTTACGGTGTTGCCGGTAGGGCTAACCTTAAACGCTAACTCTGAACTTAGGTTGTTAATCGCGCCTACTTCTATAACGTGGGCCATGGCTAGCAAATCATTGGCGTTGTCTATGGGTAGTTGCTTGGTAGAAATGCGGCCGCCGTCGCGCAGGGCGTTAAGCACATAGTGGTGTACTTGCTTACCGTTAATCATAAAAGCTTGATCTAGTAATTGCTGAATCATTAACTCGCGTTGAGCGCCGCTATCAATTTCGCCATGTTCTTGTACGCTGCTATCCACCCATTGTTTTTGTTTGCGCTCTTGCAGCTTAATGGCTTGCGGGTCTACCCATTGCAGCTTCAATGTGGCCATGGCCTGGCTGGCATTTTGCAGCCGGTGCTGGTAATCGGCTTCGGGTAGGTCGGCCAGCTCGCGGCATACTTCCACTAAATCATTATTGTGCTGGCTGTTGAGGTAGCTAATTTGGCGAATAATTATGTCGGCGCGTTTGGTAAAACTGTGCAGGGCGCGACGCAGGGCGGGCAGCATGATGTCGGCGGCGTTGCGCATGCGTTGCTCTATGCTATCTAACACATACCATAA
This is a stretch of genomic DNA from Dasania marina DSM 21967. It encodes these proteins:
- a CDS encoding IS30 family transposase yields the protein MKRRKRIYYTAEQRELMWDRYQQGDSLADIARLFDRYHSSIEHIIAETGGIRPPVRKRSSRCLSLSEREEISRGIATDESIREIASGLCRAPSTISREINRNGGYDLYRASRADKVAWERAKRPKRCKLLCNQSLSMIVARKLKAGWSPQQISGWLKREYSAGENFYVSHETIYKTLYIQARGALKKELIQCLRSQRVKRRSKYSSLKGVGRGKIVDAITISERPASVEDRAVPGHWEGDLIAGTHNSYIATLVERHSRYVMLVKVADRKTATVVTALIKQSKKLPNELYKSLTWDRGSELSAHKRFTLATDIKVYFCDPQSPWQRGSNENTNRLLRQYLPKGTNLSDHSQAKLNGIARRLNERPRKTLEYETPAARFNTCVAATA
- a CDS encoding DMT family transporter — protein: MKYLSVVTLAILVLIAGNFVMSLSDVAVKLLDGGVSAFQYIFIRQLCCLLLLLPFWLRCSASQRTLKHGTVTTLRAHLVLVGSGCAMVALTHLPLATANAVFYAAPLIMLPLSIWIMKEKVPLAHTLATALGFIGVLIVLRPSQFHWAALFALGTAFTWALFNVLVKKLPVEQPVSITLIWTNLLGLPLAGVLAVIFWQPMSALELGLIAISALFSLLYHGTCVFSYHRAPTSQLAIAEYSGLIFVSLIGMVYFEEYLDVLSLVGIALIVLPIALQSLGKLR
- a CDS encoding GNAT family N-acetyltransferase — protein: MNWICLPFAQLNTEQLYALMKLRVDVFVVEQTCPYNELDNKDRNPGCYHLLGYQESDQEGQDGQDGQDGQLAAYSRLLAPGISYEHVSIGRIVTHPAHRGNGLGQLLINTAITQCRQLWPHCAIDIGAQLHLSDFYGRFGFKAFSDSYLEDDIPHIDMRLSSSQ
- a CDS encoding Crp/Fnr family transcriptional regulator, which gives rise to MKQRFITFLQQQGFNPEQAQLCSQHAEAVELPSQTLLCKQGHALEYAYYLVSGLCQAYYLTDEGKSFSKEFYWQGDFIVGFESLLTQQQSPYRVATLTHCQLLRLPIKQVQLWREQTQPFYQKLLENQLLYKERKERYMLLHSPEQRYKLFSENYPELEQQLTDYQIASYIGITPISLSRIKKRLKS
- the norR gene encoding nitric oxide reductase transcriptional regulator NorR; protein product: MTTSRFIQSLLAIVSDLSQPLSEELRLQRLLQAVKQVFPCDATALLRLQEHKLIPLAVDGLSEDTMGREFAVDQHPRLATILLSREPVRFAADSTLPDPYDGLINTNSGSLHVHDCMGVSLYIDGKPWGALTLDALSIGSFDHINMVELEAFIHLAEATVKAADLIHSLEAQLQHEHQVVQSVLADRSAQPMIGKSPAMASLRREITTVGESDLSVLICGETGVGKELVAQQIHQHSARANAALVYVNCAALPENLIESELFGHEKGAFSGATQSRAGKFELANGGTLFLDEVGEIPIAAQAKLLRALQSGEIQRIGNDQALSVDVRIIAATNRQLPQEVSAGRFRADLYHRLSVYPIHVPPLRERKRDVLLLAGFFIEQQRRRLGLPAVRLDPHSQTQLLHYQWPGNIRELEHSISRAILKAKNNSLATASLLQITADDLGIEQSSSAQHITADNTTSGDATDTGTSETDTTTTPISLKLATDDFQRKLIQQLLHQHQGNQAQVSQALAMDRSNFYRLKKRLGL
- the hmpA gene encoding NO-inducible flavohemoprotein, whose translation is MLSQQSKDLVNASLPAVGPKVDEITAVFYPLMFSRYPEVKAYFNQAHQAQGSQPRALANAVVAYASNLDRLELLGDAVALIVQKHVSLNILPEHYPIVGECLLAAIKEVLGDVASDEILAAWGEAYQQLAELLIGAEEQAYQQNEQQLGGWRGERKFILRRKEQESEVITSFYFEAADGKAIAKHLAGQYITIVFAVNGEAIRRNYSLSNQPGTEYYRISVKREPGGVASNYLHDHVNVGDEMALTSPSGNFTLNQESRPVVLLTGGVGITPAMSMLNPAVASGRDVHFVHAAINGRHHAFKDHVDNLAGQHSNLKINYCYEKPSAEDKPHAQGYLNRELLEGMLPSDKNIDVYMLGPKPFMQASYNALKALGVPVENIQYEFFGPLESLESAA
- a CDS encoding DUF1971 domain-containing protein, whose protein sequence is MKDLPSDVIAYKKTPEFDENTVPKGLLKAHQTKVGVWGKINILAGQLEYSILEPELETVVLSTEQHGVVEPTVLHQVKPLGKVKFYVEFYQLP